One genomic segment of Chitinophaga sancti includes these proteins:
- a CDS encoding TonB-dependent receptor: MKKHVCRTIIWCWALLLLAGNVLAQTRITGKVTDKSSGNPLPGVTVAVKGSNRGGATDPGGHYTLQAKKGDVLIFSFVGYTSQEVTVGDGPSLDVILSEKIGSLDEVVVTGYATQRKKDLTGAVSVVNVAQITRQPTAQVSNQLQGQVSGIMVLGSGQPGEEPQVRIRGVNTFGNNTPLYVIDGVPTQNIVDINPNDVESMQVLKDAGSASIYGARAANGVIIITTKKGKPGKVRVTYDAYYGRQVPKGGNVWHLLNSQEQANLKWMALKNTDPNIVYNDGLYGSGATPVLPDYIAPGGLKEGDPGVDPSLYNVDPNYKNPSDLDNFYRITKANKQGTDWFHEIFKPAPITSHNVSVSGSSDQGSYFLSFYYFNQEGTLKNTYLKRYAIRSNSSFNVSQHIRIGENIEYSLIDNPQIDALTEGSGIGMAFREQPIIPVYDIKGNYGGSFSTNSAQLGNARNPVAIQDRIRNNKGLGSRLLGNMFLEADVLKVFTLRTSFGGEIFSSSTHTFTYPEYENTENNKTNSYTEGSSNGYNWTWTNTLTFRQKFGRHNITALIGSEAYDNHGRTLTGTTQNYFIFDPNFTNLSTGTGTQTTGSGTYSDGLFSLFGRVDYSYHDRYLLGAVIRRDGSSKFGANYRYGWFPAVSAGWRISQEAFLKDVSWLTDLKIRGGYGIMGNQLNVESSNAFTQYGLNKGSSFYDLNGTSSTLVSGFTKTHIGNPDAKWESNINSNIGIDASFFKGKVEVSADYYYKKVKDLLYKPEISATAGRTDPPTVNIAQMENHGIDLSITATGIHLTKELTFKANATFTTFKNKIVAISYDAPYFDQESRRFNGSFIIRNAVGQPVSSFFGYKTIGFWNEQDEITAANLEAQKATGNSNATYQTQAALGRFRYADINHDGQITEADRTFLGNPNPDFSYGLNLELDYKNFDFSIFLYGVQGNQIWNQVRWWTDYYANFAGAKSKTALYDSWRPDHHNATAPIQENDNSFSTNNVPNSYLVENGSYLRAKNMSLGYTFPASILKRVGIDRFRVYVQAANLFTITKYKGIDPEISGGSTNYGLDEGAYPNQRQYLIGVNVGF; this comes from the coding sequence ATGAAGAAACATGTATGCCGCACCATTATATGGTGCTGGGCCTTGTTGCTGCTTGCCGGTAACGTACTAGCCCAAACCCGTATAACTGGTAAAGTTACTGACAAATCCTCCGGCAATCCCTTGCCCGGTGTTACTGTAGCAGTAAAAGGTTCAAACAGAGGTGGTGCCACTGACCCTGGTGGACATTACACATTACAAGCTAAAAAAGGGGATGTCCTCATTTTCTCTTTCGTCGGTTATACTTCACAGGAAGTAACTGTAGGTGATGGACCCTCGCTCGACGTTATTCTCTCTGAAAAAATCGGTTCGCTCGATGAAGTAGTTGTAACCGGCTATGCCACTCAACGTAAAAAAGATCTGACAGGTGCTGTATCTGTTGTGAATGTAGCACAGATCACCCGCCAACCCACTGCACAGGTAAGCAACCAGTTGCAGGGGCAGGTATCAGGTATCATGGTACTCGGCTCTGGTCAGCCCGGTGAAGAGCCACAGGTACGTATCCGTGGTGTGAATACTTTTGGTAATAACACCCCGCTCTATGTAATTGATGGTGTGCCAACACAAAATATTGTGGACATCAACCCAAATGATGTGGAGTCCATGCAGGTACTGAAAGATGCAGGTTCGGCCTCCATCTATGGTGCCAGAGCGGCAAACGGTGTGATCATTATTACTACTAAAAAAGGTAAGCCAGGCAAAGTAAGAGTGACTTACGATGCATACTATGGTCGTCAGGTACCTAAAGGTGGTAATGTGTGGCACCTGCTGAATTCACAGGAGCAGGCTAACCTGAAATGGATGGCGCTGAAAAATACGGATCCGAATATTGTGTACAACGATGGTCTGTATGGCTCCGGTGCTACCCCCGTTTTACCTGATTACATTGCTCCCGGTGGTTTGAAAGAAGGTGATCCTGGTGTAGATCCTTCTTTGTATAATGTAGATCCAAATTATAAAAACCCTTCAGACCTGGATAATTTCTATCGTATTACCAAGGCTAACAAGCAAGGTACTGATTGGTTCCATGAGATCTTCAAGCCAGCACCTATCACCAGTCACAACGTTTCAGTAAGTGGCTCCAGCGATCAGGGTAGTTATTTCCTCTCTTTCTATTATTTTAATCAGGAAGGTACGCTGAAAAATACTTACCTGAAACGTTATGCGATCCGCTCTAATAGTAGCTTCAATGTGAGTCAGCATATCAGGATAGGGGAGAATATCGAATACTCTCTCATCGACAATCCACAGATCGATGCACTCACAGAAGGTAGTGGAATTGGTATGGCTTTCCGCGAGCAGCCTATCATTCCGGTATACGATATCAAAGGTAACTATGGTGGTTCTTTCAGTACCAACAGTGCACAGCTGGGTAATGCGCGTAACCCTGTTGCGATCCAGGATCGTATCCGTAACAACAAAGGATTGGGTTCACGCCTGTTGGGCAACATGTTCCTGGAAGCAGATGTGCTGAAAGTATTCACACTCCGTACATCATTCGGTGGTGAAATCTTCTCATCCAGCACACACACCTTCACCTATCCGGAATATGAAAATACGGAAAACAATAAAACGAATTCATATACCGAAGGTTCCAGCAATGGTTACAACTGGACATGGACCAATACCCTGACTTTCCGCCAGAAATTTGGCAGACATAATATCACTGCTTTAATTGGTTCTGAAGCTTACGACAACCATGGTCGCACGCTGACCGGTACTACACAGAATTACTTCATTTTCGATCCTAACTTCACCAATCTTTCTACCGGTACCGGTACGCAGACAACTGGCAGTGGCACCTATTCAGATGGGTTGTTCTCCCTGTTCGGTCGTGTGGATTATAGTTACCACGATCGTTATTTGTTAGGTGCGGTTATTCGTCGTGATGGTTCCAGTAAGTTCGGTGCTAACTACCGTTATGGTTGGTTCCCGGCTGTAAGTGCTGGTTGGCGCATTTCTCAGGAGGCTTTCCTGAAAGATGTATCCTGGCTGACAGACTTGAAGATCAGGGGTGGTTACGGTATCATGGGTAACCAGCTGAATGTGGAAAGTTCAAACGCCTTTACACAATATGGTTTGAACAAAGGTTCTTCTTTCTATGACCTGAATGGTACTTCCAGCACACTGGTATCTGGTTTTACGAAAACACACATTGGTAACCCGGATGCGAAATGGGAAAGCAACATCAACTCCAACATAGGTATTGATGCGAGCTTCTTCAAAGGTAAAGTGGAAGTGAGTGCAGACTATTACTACAAGAAAGTAAAAGATCTGTTGTACAAACCTGAAATTTCTGCTACTGCTGGTCGTACAGATCCTCCTACTGTGAATATTGCACAGATGGAAAACCATGGTATAGACCTGTCTATCACAGCTACGGGTATTCACCTGACGAAAGAACTCACGTTCAAAGCAAATGCTACGTTCACTACATTCAAGAACAAGATCGTAGCTATTTCTTATGATGCGCCTTACTTTGACCAGGAGTCACGTCGTTTCAATGGTAGCTTCATCATTCGTAACGCAGTAGGACAACCTGTATCCAGCTTCTTTGGTTATAAGACAATAGGTTTCTGGAATGAACAGGATGAGATCACAGCTGCTAACCTGGAAGCACAGAAAGCAACCGGCAATAGTAATGCTACCTACCAAACACAGGCAGCGCTGGGTCGTTTCCGCTATGCGGATATCAACCATGATGGTCAGATCACTGAAGCAGACAGAACTTTCCTTGGTAATCCTAACCCGGATTTCAGCTATGGTCTGAACCTGGAACTTGATTATAAAAACTTTGATTTCAGCATCTTCCTGTATGGTGTACAAGGTAACCAGATCTGGAACCAGGTTCGTTGGTGGACTGACTACTATGCTAACTTTGCAGGTGCAAAAAGTAAGACAGCGCTCTATGATTCATGGAGACCTGATCATCACAATGCTACTGCTCCTATCCAGGAAAATGACAACTCTTTCAGTACGAACAACGTACCTAACTCTTACCTCGTAGAAAACGGTTCTTACCTCAGAGCGAAGAATATGAGCCTGGGTTATACTTTCCCTGCGTCAATATTGAAGCGGGTAGGTATAGATCGCTTCCGCGTATATGTACAGGCAGCGAACCTGTTCACGATCACGAAGTATAAAGGTATAGATCCTGAGATCTCTGGTGGTTCTACCAACTATGGTTTGGATGAAGGTGCTTATCCTAACCAGCGTCAGTACCTGATAGGTGTAAATGTTGGATTCTGA
- a CDS encoding ABC transporter permease has translation MNTITSVNILIINYFIVGILFRPAKTMSNYLHTAIRSLQHRKAYAFINITGLAIGIACIILIYATVTYHLRTDNFHLHKEQIYRIISKFHMDEQASVNTGVPGPLPDRFKNDYGIAEQVTHLDMLSKKRIAVTRGQNFLEDIAFTDPAYFEMFNFPLLNGNTHGVVITERIAHKYFGKQDPVGQSFLLDDTMRFQISGVLKDLPANTDLRQEIFFPFDKLKDYQQWMVEDWWMSVNKSVQCFIRLKPGITQAVADQTLKDLAKKAYGNEDSFFAFVTQPLGDIHFNTTLDGVIRKSTLWMISCIGFLLIITTCINFINLSIAQAWSRSKEIGVRKALGSFRWQLFMQFITETALLTIAAMVAGVMLAWLGLPFLNNLLHTTISWWNVRGWSFLIVLFISIVLLSGMYPGLIISGLRPVVALQQKKAARGFSFRRGLVIVQFAISQLLIICTIIIANQMRYTQEADPGFRRSAIVMLPVPDNDAAKVHALSGKLGDISGFTFCRTAPAADYSPSTGIVCNNRNVSVAYKTADANYIPFFGLQLIAGRNVTASDTMREFVVNETAVKKLGFRSPREIIGYPATVNGTKGTVVGVVKDFHYRSFHESIEPLVITTLIYTYQNCAVSINMARAPQMMAAVENAWKEVYPAYIFQSSFLDDDMSRLYQKDLIIYELVRIFTLISVVIGCIGLYGLISFMAAQRTKEVGIRKTLGAGLGNILWLFGKEFFLLLIAGFVVAAPVGWWVMHRWLDSFVYRTEPGITVFAVAILFSMIITVLTVAWRAIKTANINPVKSLRTE, from the coding sequence ATGAACACTATTACATCAGTAAACATATTGATAATCAATTATTTTATTGTTGGCATACTTTTCCGGCCTGCAAAGACCATGAGCAACTACCTGCACACAGCCATTCGCAGTTTGCAACACCGCAAAGCGTATGCGTTCATTAATATTACGGGCCTGGCTATTGGCATAGCCTGCATTATTCTTATCTATGCCACCGTAACTTATCACCTGCGTACTGACAATTTTCATTTGCACAAAGAGCAGATCTACCGGATCATTTCGAAATTTCATATGGATGAACAGGCGTCGGTCAATACAGGAGTACCTGGCCCGTTGCCTGATCGTTTCAAAAATGATTATGGTATTGCAGAGCAGGTGACACACCTGGACATGTTAAGTAAAAAACGCATAGCGGTGACGCGTGGTCAGAATTTCCTGGAAGACATCGCTTTCACTGATCCTGCTTATTTCGAGATGTTCAACTTTCCGTTATTAAACGGCAATACCCATGGCGTGGTCATTACCGAAAGGATCGCGCATAAATATTTTGGTAAGCAGGACCCGGTAGGACAAAGTTTTTTGCTGGATGATACCATGCGTTTTCAGATCAGTGGCGTATTGAAAGACCTGCCTGCAAATACAGACCTGCGGCAGGAGATCTTTTTCCCATTTGACAAATTGAAGGACTATCAACAGTGGATGGTAGAAGACTGGTGGATGAGTGTAAATAAATCGGTGCAATGTTTTATCAGGCTGAAGCCCGGTATTACTCAAGCTGTGGCAGACCAGACATTGAAAGATCTTGCTAAAAAAGCATATGGGAATGAAGATAGTTTTTTTGCCTTTGTCACTCAACCTTTGGGAGACATTCACTTTAATACAACACTGGATGGGGTGATTCGGAAAAGCACCTTGTGGATGATATCCTGTATAGGGTTTTTATTGATCATTACTACCTGTATCAATTTTATAAACCTGTCTATAGCGCAGGCCTGGAGCCGTTCCAAAGAGATTGGTGTCAGAAAAGCACTAGGTAGTTTCCGTTGGCAGCTGTTTATGCAGTTCATTACTGAAACAGCGCTATTGACAATAGCAGCCATGGTAGCGGGTGTGATGCTGGCATGGCTGGGATTACCTTTTTTAAACAACCTGTTGCACACGACGATAAGCTGGTGGAATGTGCGTGGCTGGAGTTTTTTAATCGTGCTTTTTATAAGCATCGTATTATTGTCCGGCATGTACCCGGGACTGATTATTTCAGGGTTAAGGCCGGTAGTGGCATTACAGCAAAAAAAGGCGGCCCGTGGATTTTCTTTCAGAAGGGGATTAGTGATTGTACAATTTGCTATTTCACAATTGCTGATCATTTGTACCATTATCATCGCCAATCAAATGAGGTATACACAGGAAGCAGATCCGGGATTTCGCAGATCGGCCATCGTGATGCTGCCGGTACCTGACAATGATGCGGCAAAGGTGCATGCATTGTCAGGTAAGCTGGGTGACATTAGTGGGTTTACTTTTTGCCGGACAGCCCCGGCAGCAGATTATTCTCCTTCTACAGGAATTGTTTGTAACAACAGGAATGTTTCTGTCGCTTATAAGACGGCGGATGCGAATTATATTCCTTTTTTCGGATTGCAGTTGATCGCTGGAAGAAATGTAACGGCTTCAGATACGATGAGAGAGTTTGTGGTGAATGAAACGGCAGTAAAGAAACTGGGATTTCGCTCACCTCGTGAAATAATCGGGTATCCTGCAACTGTGAATGGGACAAAGGGTACAGTAGTAGGTGTAGTGAAAGATTTTCATTACCGCTCTTTTCACGAATCGATAGAGCCCCTGGTGATCACCACCCTCATATACACCTATCAGAATTGTGCGGTGAGTATTAATATGGCAAGGGCACCGCAGATGATGGCAGCTGTCGAAAATGCCTGGAAGGAGGTATATCCTGCTTATATTTTTCAATCCAGTTTCCTGGATGATGACATGTCGAGGTTGTACCAGAAGGACCTTATTATTTATGAGCTGGTTCGCATATTTACATTGATTTCGGTGGTGATTGGTTGTATTGGTTTGTATGGGTTGATTTCTTTTATGGCAGCACAGCGTACGAAAGAAGTGGGGATCCGGAAGACATTGGGTGCCGGGCTGGGAAATATATTGTGGTTGTTTGGAAAAGAATTTTTCCTGTTGTTGATAGCTGGTTTTGTAGTCGCTGCGCCGGTAGGCTGGTGGGTGATGCACCGCTGGCTGGATTCTTTTGTGTACAGGACGGAGCCGGGGATTACTGTTTTCGCTGTGGCAATTTTGTTTTCAATGATAATCACAGTGTTGACGGTAGCATGGCGGGCAATAAAGACGGCGAATATAAATCCTGTAAAGAGTCTTCGCACTGAGTAA
- the prfH gene encoding peptide chain release factor H has protein sequence MDKAIIQITAGKGPAECSRVVAKVTEKLFAQCRKGGIAIELLDSTPGDLKGTFLSTLLSVSGDIDNLSKEWAGTVQWIARSPYRKFHKRKNWFVGVAFFDVAKQLQFKMADVRMETCRASGPGGQHVNKVETAVRGTHIPSGIQVLAMDSRSQWENKQLCLKRLEAKVQAWQGEKLIQQQQEQWQEHNELERGRAVKTIEEAL, from the coding sequence ATGGACAAAGCTATCATACAAATAACTGCTGGCAAAGGACCAGCGGAATGTAGCAGGGTGGTGGCCAAAGTAACTGAAAAGTTATTTGCACAATGTCGTAAAGGAGGCATTGCAATAGAATTACTGGATAGTACACCGGGTGACCTGAAAGGCACCTTCTTATCCACATTGTTGTCAGTAAGTGGCGATATTGACAACTTATCAAAAGAATGGGCAGGCACAGTTCAATGGATTGCCCGTAGTCCATATAGAAAGTTTCACAAGCGAAAGAACTGGTTTGTAGGAGTGGCATTTTTCGATGTTGCGAAACAGCTGCAGTTTAAAATGGCGGATGTGAGAATGGAAACATGCAGAGCATCAGGTCCTGGAGGGCAGCATGTGAATAAGGTGGAAACTGCAGTGCGTGGTACACACATTCCTTCTGGCATACAGGTGCTGGCGATGGATAGCCGTTCTCAATGGGAGAATAAACAGCTTTGTTTGAAAAGGCTGGAAGCAAAAGTGCAGGCATGGCAGGGTGAAAAACTGATTCAGCAGCAACAGGAGCAATGGCAGGAACATAATGAACTGGAACGCGGACGTGCTGTGAAAACGATTGAAGAAGCGTTGTAA
- a CDS encoding RtcB family protein, with amino-acid sequence MSNLKAKELSRIGYTDDRARSLVINIFSKHFKHHTKEEAISLLNDIKDNPTTYRNDEVLGKIAATFLEEVVVKPFRAHSLLETTGDVKVYGAKEIEAGARRQMEIAMTLPVAVQGALMPDAHTGYGLPIGGVLATHKAVIPYAVGVDIGCRMALSILDTGESFLKRYSFQLKTALKNFTHFGLEGGLDMEQEHAVLDHATFKATDLLRRLQSKAARQLGTSGTGNHFVEFGLITLNEDNALGIAAGEYLALLSHSGSRGLGAAIAQHYTKIAMNTCKLPREAQQLAWLDLDTQAGQEYWMSMQLAGEYAKACHDRIHANLLKETGLQSLATIENHHNFAWEDTLADGRKAIIHRKGATPAHAGELGIIPGSMTTAAYLVSGKGVPASLYSASHGAGRAMSRTRAKENVTMSALKKMLADANVTLIGGSVEENPLAYKDIERVIDAQQELVNIEGRFVPRIVRMYKE; translated from the coding sequence ATGAGCAATTTAAAAGCAAAAGAGCTCAGCAGGATCGGCTATACAGACGATCGTGCCCGGAGCCTTGTGATTAATATATTCTCTAAACACTTTAAGCATCATACAAAAGAAGAAGCGATCTCTTTATTGAATGATATTAAAGACAATCCCACTACTTATCGTAATGATGAAGTACTGGGAAAAATAGCTGCTACCTTCCTTGAAGAAGTAGTAGTAAAACCTTTCCGTGCACATTCCTTACTGGAAACAACAGGTGATGTAAAAGTGTATGGCGCCAAAGAAATAGAAGCCGGTGCCAGAAGGCAAATGGAGATAGCGATGACGCTGCCAGTTGCTGTGCAGGGCGCTTTGATGCCTGATGCACATACCGGGTATGGTTTGCCAATTGGTGGCGTGCTCGCTACGCACAAAGCGGTGATTCCTTATGCAGTAGGTGTGGATATCGGGTGCAGAATGGCCCTCTCTATCTTAGATACAGGCGAGAGTTTTCTGAAGCGATATTCTTTCCAGTTAAAAACTGCGTTGAAAAACTTCACGCATTTTGGATTGGAAGGTGGATTAGATATGGAGCAGGAACATGCAGTACTGGATCATGCTACATTCAAAGCAACTGATTTGTTAAGAAGGTTGCAGTCAAAAGCAGCCAGGCAATTAGGTACATCAGGTACCGGGAATCACTTTGTAGAATTTGGCCTGATTACATTGAATGAAGACAATGCTTTAGGCATTGCAGCAGGTGAGTATCTCGCCCTCTTATCACACTCAGGTAGCAGGGGTTTAGGTGCTGCTATTGCGCAGCATTATACAAAGATCGCGATGAATACCTGCAAGTTGCCCAGAGAGGCACAACAACTGGCGTGGTTAGATCTCGATACACAGGCAGGACAGGAGTACTGGATGAGTATGCAGCTGGCAGGTGAATATGCCAAAGCATGTCATGACAGGATTCATGCAAACCTGCTGAAAGAAACGGGTTTGCAATCACTGGCTACGATTGAGAACCACCACAACTTTGCATGGGAAGATACGTTGGCAGATGGTCGCAAAGCGATCATTCACCGTAAAGGTGCGACGCCTGCGCATGCAGGTGAGTTAGGCATCATTCCGGGTAGTATGACGACAGCAGCTTACCTGGTATCAGGCAAAGGTGTACCGGCATCTTTGTACTCTGCCTCACATGGTGCAGGCAGGGCCATGAGTCGTACACGCGCAAAAGAAAATGTGACGATGTCTGCACTGAAGAAGATGTTGGCCGATGCCAATGTTACACTCATCGGTGGTAGCGTAGAAGAAAATCCGCTGGCATACAAAGACATTGAACGAGTGATAGATGCGCAGCAGGAGTTGGTAAACATTGAGGGAAGATTCGTTCCCCGTATTGTAAGAATGTATAAAGAATAA
- a CDS encoding transmembrane 220 family protein, giving the protein MKLFNIIWCILFIIFAGLQYNDPDPYIWMPIYLYGAACCALAAMGKFYRKAYVAGSLVYLCYAVYKFFDQNGVWDWATKHHGENIAETMKASQPWIEETREFFGLFILIAVLMIDYIYAGRKKAGK; this is encoded by the coding sequence ATGAAATTATTCAACATTATATGGTGCATCCTTTTCATCATTTTCGCAGGATTGCAATACAACGATCCGGATCCATATATCTGGATGCCTATCTATTTGTACGGAGCGGCATGCTGTGCATTGGCTGCCATGGGCAAATTTTATAGAAAAGCATATGTAGCAGGTAGTCTGGTATACCTGTGTTATGCAGTATATAAATTCTTTGATCAGAATGGCGTATGGGATTGGGCGACCAAACATCATGGGGAGAACATTGCAGAGACTATGAAAGCCTCGCAGCCATGGATTGAAGAAACCAGGGAGTTCTTTGGCCTGTTCATCCTGATCGCTGTTCTAATGATCGATTATATTTATGCCGGACGTAAAAAAGCGGGAAAATAA